In Gimesia sp., a single genomic region encodes these proteins:
- a CDS encoding ankyrin repeat domain-containing protein has protein sequence MLLGTVLETVTHIDYWREDSVKIPLLDDGRVDIKTLRDQVDWNNLSAFESMLVTLLDYNWERLYGEIKEHPELAKLAWEDDRTLLGIAAHDGQFEIVKLLVESGADINHLCRCYTPIYGAVCSGNPEIVRYLIQRGVTKSLNYKCEWKENTPLQRAAYEGLIEIARLLIEAGADINSIDSKGRTPLDLAALRRRIEVVLLLVQHHARHQQPETTEYIEELRLVE, from the coding sequence ATGCTACTCGGAACTGTACTTGAAACAGTAACGCACATTGATTACTGGAGGGAAGACTCTGTGAAGATTCCTTTGCTGGACGATGGGCGGGTCGATATTAAGACACTACGGGATCAGGTTGACTGGAACAATCTTTCTGCATTTGAGTCAATGCTAGTTACTTTACTTGACTACAATTGGGAAAGACTTTACGGAGAAATCAAAGAACATCCTGAACTTGCTAAGCTGGCATGGGAAGATGACAGAACTCTGTTGGGAATTGCCGCTCATGATGGTCAATTTGAAATAGTAAAACTTTTAGTGGAGTCAGGTGCAGACATAAACCACTTGTGTAGATGTTATACCCCTATTTATGGTGCAGTATGTAGTGGAAATCCTGAAATCGTACGCTACCTGATTCAAAGAGGAGTAACAAAAAGTCTTAACTATAAATGCGAGTGGAAAGAGAATACACCACTACAAAGAGCCGCCTACGAAGGATTAATAGAAATAGCGAGACTTCTGATAGAAGCAGGCGCTGATATCAATTCTATCGATAGTAAAGGAAGAACTCCGCTTGACCTGGCGGCCCTGAGAAGGCGTATAGAGGTTGTGCTACTTCTCGTTCAACACCATGCGAGACATCAACAGCCTGAAACTACAGAATATATTGAAGAACTCAGGCTTGTTGAATGA